One Castanea sativa cultivar Marrone di Chiusa Pesio chromosome 4, ASM4071231v1 DNA window includes the following coding sequences:
- the LOC142632555 gene encoding uncharacterized protein LOC142632555 translates to MVVASLKFLTEMESASVPSHEHSSTTWSNANSSSVRAKCDPAWDHLTEELKNGKCSYRYIHCGKVYEGKGINRMKGHLAGIKGDVVACTASYDPGYRGRNYHALRAPLLREAKREVQLIVDSHRSYWADTGCTIMANGWIDTRHRTLINFLVYCPKGIIFIRSFDASDLVKNAINLSNLFDEIVDWVGPANIVHLVTDNAANYVAVGRILCGKYRNISWSPCADYCLNLILKEIGKMDHVNKLAKCASKITVFIYNHVALQAWLRTRKNWTEIVRLGPIRFATTFISLGSLKEHKHDLQALVTSKFYVESRYVKDKKAKAVVKIILDNQFWNDCHVILHIVSPLIRLLRIVDSDEKPAMGYVYDGMYKAIDGIKKNFKDKKRLREPYVNIIKDRWDT, encoded by the exons atgGTTGTTGCCAGTCTGAAATTTTTGACTGAAATGGAGTCCGCCTCTGTACCATCTCATGAACATTCTTCTACAACCTGGTCTAATGCTAATTCTTCATCTGTGAGAGCAAAATGTGATCCCGCATGGGATCATTTAACTGAAGAGTTGAAAAATGGGAAATGTAGTTATAGATACATACATTGTGGGAAAGTTTATGAAGGAAAAGGCATCAATAGGATGAAAGGACATCTAGCTGGAATTAAAGGTGATGTGGTTGCATGTACAG CTTCTTATGATCCTGGATATAGAGGCCGAAATTATCATGCCCTTCGAGCGCCTTTGTTAAGAGAAGCAAAAAGGGAAGTCCAACTGATTGTTGATTCTCATCGTTCATATTGGGCTGACACTGGTTGTACAATAATGGCTAATGGGTGGATTGATACTAGGCATAGAACATTAATTAATTTCCTTGTTTATTGTCCTAAAGGAATTATTTTTATACGTTCTTTTGATGCTTCTGACTTGGTTAAGAATGCTATTAATTTGAGTAACTTGTTTGATGAAATTGTTGATTGGGTTGGTCCTGCAAATATAGTACATTTGGTCACTGACAATGCTGCAAATTATGTAGCTGTTGGAAGAATTTTGTGTGGAAAATATAGGAACATTAGTTGGTCACCTTGTGCAGATTATTGCCTAAACCTAATTTTAAAGGAGATTGGGAAGATGGATCATGTAAATAAACTTGCAAAGTGTGCATCCAAGATCACAGTGTTCATCTATAACCATGTGGCTTTGCAAGCTTGGTTGAGGACTAGAAAAAATTGGACGGAAATTGTGCGTCTAGGGCCAATTAGGTTTGCTACTACTTTTATTTCATTAGGGAGCCTTAAGGAACATAAGCATGACTTACAAGCATTGGTGACTAGcaaattttatgttgaatcaAGATATGTAAAAGATAAGAAAGCAAAGGCAGTGGTGAAAATCATTCTTGACAATCAATTTTGGAATGATTGTCATGTAATTTTGCATATTGTGTCACCATTGATTCGTTTATTACGCATTGTTGATTCTGATGAAAAACCAGCTATGGGTTATGTATATGATGGCATGTATAAAGCAATTGATggaatcaaaaaaaatttcaaggacaAGAAGAGACTACGGGAGCCTTATGTTAATATTATCAAGGATCGTTGGGATACTTAA